From Polynucleobacter sp. AP-Sving-400A-A2:
AAGGTAATCAGCATGCTGACCTGCCAACTTTGGATAAACGGGCAAGATTGGTGCATTTAGCCCAGCACCATGGCAGGAGGCACAGTTGCCCTTCTCTACAAGAGCCTGACCTTTTTCGGCGCTAGCTGCTTGAGCCAAGCCAATGCTTGATAACAAAATGGCGGTAATTAGTGCGAATTTCATAAACGTGCCTCTAAATATCACTTCAATGGGTTATTAGGTGAGCTGGCAGTTTGCGCAGCATAGTATTCGCCGAGGTCAGCCATGTCTTGATCAGACAAGCTACCTGCTATCGAACGCATCGTTGGATGCTTTCTCTCACCTTTTTTGTAGGCCGCCAAGGAGCTAGCAATGTAAGCAGCATTTTGACCGCCAATCATAGGGACTTTGTATACCAAAGGATAGTCAGCGCGATATTCAGGGATGGCATGGCAGCCAATACAGAGCCAAACCTTGCCTTGTCCAGCTTGAGCAGAACCTTTGACGTCTTGAGCTTGAGCTGAGAATCCGGCAAAGGCCAAAGCAGCGCAGAGGGTCAATTGGGAAAGAATGAGGTGTTTTTTCATAGAAATCATCTGTAACGAGTTTGATTCAAATCAATTTGAAGAGAGTATAGCGGAGACGAGCCTTGATACCCCATTTTCACCCCTTGAAATGAGTAAAACACTGAAAATACCGACTCTTTTACCTATACTTGACGGCTATTCACAGACAAGTTAATTGCCCCACTATGACCAAGATCCAATCCCGCTTCGACGGCTCGCAAAGCTATGTAGCCACTGATGACTTGAAATTGGCAGTCAATGCCGCAATAAAGCTTCAGCGCCCTCTTTTGATTAAAGGAGAGCCAGGAACAGGTAAAACCATGCTGGCCGAGGAAGTAGCTGCGGCCCTGAACATGCCACTAATGCAATGGCACATTAAATCGACCACCAAGGCGCAACAAGGCCTTTATGAATACGATGCCGTTAGCCGATTAAGAGACTCACAGCTTGGCGATGAAAAGGTCAATGACATTCGTAATTACATTGTGAAAGGTGTTCTTTGGCAAGCATTTGAAGCAGATGAGCCCGTTGTTTTGTTGATTGATGAGATTGATAAAGCCGATATTGAGTTTCCGAATGACCTCTTGCGAGAAATCGACCGTATGGAGTTCTATGTATATGAAACGCGTGAGTTGATCAAAGCGAAGCACCGCCCTCTTGTCATTATTACTTCAAATAATGAAAAAGAATTGCCAGATGCATTTTTGCGTCGCTGCTTCTTCCACTACATCTCTTTTCCAGACGCGGGAACAATGCAGAGCATTGTTGATGTCCATCATCCCAACATCAAGCAAGAATTGTTAGAAGCCGCACTTCAATCTTTTTATCAAATCCGCTCTTTGCCAGGTCTTAAAAAGAAGCCCTCCACTTCTGAACTGATCGACTGGTTAAAGCTACTACTTGCAGAGGATATTCCTGCCGAGGCTCTGTATAGCGGTGATGACAAAATTACGATTCCTCCTCTACATGGAGCACTTCTTAAAAACGAGCAAGACATTCATCTCTTTGAGCGTTTGGTGATGATGAATCGTAATCACCGCTGATCTATCTAGTCAATATTTTCAATAACTGAATCATGTTGATTCAATTTTTTCTGAATCTGAAAGAGGCCAAGGTGCCTGTTTCCGTGCGGGAATTTTTAACGCTGCTAGAAGCTCTAAAGGAAGGCGTTATTGAACCATCGATTGATGAGTTTTATCAATTGGCTAGGATGACCTTAGTCAAGGATGAGCAGTACTTTGATCGCTTCGATCAAGTGTTTGGCTCCTACTTCAATGGTGTAGAGCAGATCATCGCTCTAGCTCTCGATATTCCTTTGGACTGGCTTGAGAAAAAACTGCAACGCGTATTAAATGAGGAAGAAAAAGCGGCACTCAAAAAGCTAGGCGGCTCTGAAGCATTACAAAAGCGCCTTCAAGAGCTTTTGAAAGAGCAAAAAGAATGGCATGGTGGCGGCAATAAATGGATTGGCGCAGGTGGCTCATCACCGTTTGGGCATAGCGGTTTTCACCCGGAGGGTATACGCATTGGTGGCGAGAGCGCGGGCAATCGTACAGCCATCAAAGTGTGGGAAGCCCGGGAGTTTAAAGACTATGACGGCGACCTCAGTCTGGGAACGCGCAATATCAAAATGGCCTTACGTCGCCTACGCCGTTTTGCCAGAGAAGGCTCAAATCTGGAGTTAGATCTCGATAAAACGATTCACTCAACTGCTGCAAACGCGGGGATGCTCGACATTCAAATGCGTCCAGAGCGTCACAACCAGGTCAAAGTCTTGTTACTAATGGATGTGGGCGGTTCAATGGATGATCATATTGCGCGCATCTCTGAATTATTTACAGCCGTCAAAACAGAATTCAAACACTTGGAGTATTACTACTTTCATAACTGCGTTTATGAAAGTCTCTGGCAAAGTAATCGCCGCAGACGCGATCAAGT
This genomic window contains:
- a CDS encoding cytochrome c, encoding MKFALITAILLSSIGLAQAASAEKGQALVEKGNCASCHGAGLNAPILPVYPKLAGQHADYLYYALRAYQVGGSNPQFGRNNAVMSSQAKPYSDADLLDMAAYIAKLPGNFVVKK
- a CDS encoding cytochrome c, coding for MKKHLILSQLTLCAALAFAGFSAQAQDVKGSAQAGQGKVWLCIGCHAIPEYRADYPLVYKVPMIGGQNAAYIASSLAAYKKGERKHPTMRSIAGSLSDQDMADLGEYYAAQTASSPNNPLK
- a CDS encoding MoxR family ATPase codes for the protein MTKIQSRFDGSQSYVATDDLKLAVNAAIKLQRPLLIKGEPGTGKTMLAEEVAAALNMPLMQWHIKSTTKAQQGLYEYDAVSRLRDSQLGDEKVNDIRNYIVKGVLWQAFEADEPVVLLIDEIDKADIEFPNDLLREIDRMEFYVYETRELIKAKHRPLVIITSNNEKELPDAFLRRCFFHYISFPDAGTMQSIVDVHHPNIKQELLEAALQSFYQIRSLPGLKKKPSTSELIDWLKLLLAEDIPAEALYSGDDKITIPPLHGALLKNEQDIHLFERLVMMNRNHR
- a CDS encoding VWA domain-containing protein; the encoded protein is MLIQFFLNLKEAKVPVSVREFLTLLEALKEGVIEPSIDEFYQLARMTLVKDEQYFDRFDQVFGSYFNGVEQIIALALDIPLDWLEKKLQRVLNEEEKAALKKLGGSEALQKRLQELLKEQKEWHGGGNKWIGAGGSSPFGHSGFHPEGIRIGGESAGNRTAIKVWEAREFKDYDGDLSLGTRNIKMALRRLRRFAREGSNLELDLDKTIHSTAANAGMLDIQMRPERHNQVKVLLLMDVGGSMDDHIARISELFTAVKTEFKHLEYYYFHNCVYESLWQSNRRRRDQVTATQDIINKYGPDYKLIFIGDATMSPYEILSPNGSVEYNNREAGAAWINRLIEHFPHFAWLNPEPESVWQYRQSIDIMKGLMKDRMYPVTLNGLENAMRQLSK